In Acidobacteriota bacterium, the sequence TTTCCATTATTATAATTTTTTTGATATTTTATGCTCCAATCGTTGTGAATAAATTTAAATCACCTTCAATATATATACTTTTCTCAAACGTTTGCCATCAGAAACCAGAGAGAACATTCTTTCTGTTTAATTTTCCATTGGCAGTATGCTCCAGATGCACTGGCATTTATTTCGGATTCTTTCTTGGCAATTTATTCCTCCCCATTTTGAAAAGAAAATTTATTGTTTTCCCAGAGTTAAAATTGATCATTTTAGCGACCATCCCAATGGCATTAGAATATTCAGGTTACATTCTAAAGTTATGGAATTCTAATTTGTTAAGAATGATTTCGGGGTTATCTTTTGGCTTAATCATTCCTTTTTATCTAATCCCCTCTTTTCTTTACATCTTTAACAATAAGGAGGAAAAAGTATGGAAAAAAAGCCAGATTTATTAAAGCCAGCATTGATAGGAGGAGTATTT encodes:
- a CDS encoding DUF2085 domain-containing protein, whose product is MFFLNILIGVKKEAVIYVFLLSFSIIIIFLIFYAPIVVNKFKSPSIYILFSNVCHQKPERTFFLFNFPLAVCSRCTGIYFGFFLGNLFLPILKRKFIVFPELKLIILATIPMALEYSGYILKLWNSNLLRMISGLSFGLIIPFYLIPSFLYIFNNKEEKVWKKSQIY